A region from the Bactrocera dorsalis isolate Fly_Bdor chromosome 1, ASM2337382v1, whole genome shotgun sequence genome encodes:
- the LOC125777809 gene encoding uncharacterized protein LOC125777809, giving the protein MRIDALVLSSITSPTPAVKIDMNKWPYLRGIGLADNQFGTPGIIDVLISADVWGRLIEGEVIGGRPDEPFAQRTRFGWVVFGPAAVTLPAKESLLTLTTSLDREDHRLEGLVSKFWQMEEIAVVDNLPENECEQIFDTTHSRTPDGRYMVQLPLRQKATELGDSYTLALQQFHRLERRMVADPVLRENYISFIREYAALGHMETVQPPCNHTNCYYIPHHAVTAKFRVVFNASAPTSTGISLNDVQLVGPTLQDSLSSILLRFRRYRVAITADIEKMFWQVLVVPEHRDYQRIIWRESPADDIRVYRLKTITYGMECSPYNSVRTLQQCARDNSAVVPDVQQAARARTAILTSFYVDDFLTSCDSVIDAVKLAKNVDAILSAGKFTLRKWNSNDGQVMMRLSNEQYLSSYIFHPGEASVLGLRWDALSDQLFFRVDLRQRGEIPTKRRVLSEVARLFDPTGLLAPVIVTGKIFIQRLWSAGLSWDSPLPDDLCREWLKYRAQLPELNQIRIERWMGMIPRI; this is encoded by the coding sequence ATGCGAATTGACGCCTTGGTTTTATCGTCCATTACTTCACCGACTCCAGCAGTGAAGATTGACATGAATAAATGGCCATACTTGAGAGGCATAGGTTTGGCGGACAACCAGTTTGGTACGCCTGGAATTATCGACGTTCTTATTTCCGCGGACGTGTGGGGGCGTCTCATAGAGGGTGAAGTCATCGGTGGAAGACCAGACGAACCTTTTGCCCAGCGTACCCGCTTCGGATGGGTGGTGTTTGGTCCAGCAGCAGTGACCCTTCCTGCAAAGGAATCATTGCTCACACTCACCACTTCGCTAGACAGGGAGGACCACCGGTTGGAGGGACTGGTGTCAAAGTTCTGGCAAATGGAGGAAATAGCGGTGGTTGACAATCTGCCAGAGAACGAGTGTGAGCAGATTTTCGATACCACTCATAGCCGTACCCCAGACGGCCGTTATATGGTACAGTTACCCTTGCGGCAAAAGGCAACGGAACTGGGTGACTCGTACACACTGGCACTACAGCAATTTCATAGACTAGAGCGTCGTATGGTTGCGGATCCAGTCCTTAGAGAAAACTACATTTCGTTTATAAGGGAGTATGCAGCACTTGGTCACATGGAGACAGTACAACCACCTTGTAATCACACCAATTGCTACTACATTCCACATCATGCGGTCACAGCTAAGTTTCGCGTAGTGTTCAACGCATCGGCACCTACCAGCACTGGAATCTCACTGAACGATGTCCAACTGGTAGGTCCAACGCTTCAGGATTCGTTGAGTAGTATTCTTTTACGTTTCCGTCGCTATCGAGTGGCGATAACAGCAGATATAGAGAAGATGTTCTGGCAAGTGCTGGTTGTACCTGAACATCGCGACTATCAACGAATTATATGGCGTGAGTCTCCTGCAGACGATATCCGAGTATATCGCCTGAAGACTATAACATATGGTATGGAATGCAGTCCTTACAATTCAGTACGAACTTTACAACAATGTGCTCGTGACAATTCCGCTGTGGTTCCTGACGTACAACAGGCGGCTCGCGCTCGAACTGCGATATTAACTTCGTTTTATGTGGACGACTTCTTGACAAGTTGTGACAGCGTTATCGATGCAGTGAAGCTGGCTAAAAATGTGGACGCCATTTTATCCGCGGGAAAGTTCACCCTAAGAAAATGGAACTCGAACGATGGTCAGGTGATGATGCGTTTATCTAATGAGCAATATCTTTCTAGTTATATCTTCCATCCTGGTGAGGCTTCCGTTTTGGGTTTAAGATGGGACGCACTGTCGGATCAGTTATTCTTTCGCGTCGATCTACGTCAAAGAGGAGAGATACCCACGAAGCGCCGTGTACTCAGCGAGGTGGCACGACTTTTTGATCCTACTGGATTGTTAGCGCCTGTTATCGTAACTGGGAAAATATTCATTCAGAGACTATGGTCTGCCGGTCTATCTTGGGACTCACCATTACCGGACGATCTTTGCCGCGAATGGCTGAAGTATCGGGCACAGCTTCCAGAGCTTAATCAAATACGAATCGAGCGGTGGATGGGCATGATTCCACGCATTTAA
- the LOC125777807 gene encoding uncharacterized protein LOC125777807, which translates to MVDDLSAQAFLDAFTRFVSRRGPCRDLYSDNGTAFVGANRLLKEDLAAWQGENNQRSLANSGTHWHFITPSAPHQGGLWEAAVKSAKHHLVRCVGTQVMWYSQLQTLAVRIEACLNSRPITPLYDDPEEKLALTPGDFLIGSPLLAVPEPDIKQIPSNRLKQWQLVRQIQQGFWKRWSEEYLTILQRRNKWLRRTKNIREPVSNPLVSGSSDNSTSRS; encoded by the coding sequence ATGGTTGATGATCTATCGGCACAAGCCTTTTTAGATGCCTTCACTCGTTTCGTCAGCCGACGCGGTCCCTGTCGGGATTTATATAGTGATAACGGTACAGCGTTTGTTGGTGCCAACCGACTCTTGAAGGAAGACCTTGCGGCATGGCAGGGTGAGAATAACCAGCGATCGTTAGCAAATTCGGGCACACATTGGCATTTTATAACACCCAGTGCTCCGCATCAAGGAGGCCTCTGGGAGGCGGCAGTGAAATCCGCTAAGCACCATTTGGTACGCTGCGTAGGTACGCAGGTCATGTGGTACAGTCAACTGCAGACGTTGGCTGTAAGAATAGAAGCCTGTCTCAACTCCCGTCCTATTACACCACTTTACGACGATCCTGAGGAGAAACTTGCGTTAACGCCTGGTGATTTTCTGATTGGGTCTCCACTACTGGCGGTTCCCGAACCAGATATCAAACAAATCCCGAGCAATCGTCTGAAGCAATGGCAATTGGTACGTCAAATACAACAAGGATTTTGGAAGCGATGGAGTGAGGAGTATCTAACCATTCTGCAGAGACGAAACAAATGGCTTCGGCGCACGAAGAATATAAGGGAACCTGTCTCCAACCCACTGGTGTCTGGGTCGAGTGACAATAGTACATCCCGGAGCTGA